The following proteins are encoded in a genomic region of Arachis stenosperma cultivar V10309 chromosome 4, arast.V10309.gnm1.PFL2, whole genome shotgun sequence:
- the LOC130973606 gene encoding fibrillin protein 5 homolog yields the protein MAGCHVSPVIFRTMDIMKLQRLAPSENLSRMNTSRFGGRPLWSKPFTVVKVGEQSFGSGLVMDDTLAEKKRELYQAVEGINRGIFGLPSAKKFEIESLVQQLEYINPTPDPTLRLDKVAGCWRLVYSTISILGSKRTKLGLRDFISLDEFFQTIDIAKSKAVNVVEFSAKGLSLLSGQLSIEASFKIASATRVDINFESSTITPDQLMNVFRKNYNLLLGIFNPEGWLEITYVDGTMRIGRDDKGNIFVLERFEDRTSTQAGGGSLYQAANQAVNQSINQIPLHFLFPTVKG from the exons ATGGCCGGTTGTCATGTGAGTCCTGTGATTTTTAGAACCATGGATATCATGAAGCTTCAAAGATTGGCTCCATCTGAGAATCTTTCAAGGATGAACACCTCGAGATTTGGTGGCAGACCGCTCTGGTCTAAACCCTTCACTGTTGTTAAAGTTGGAGAACAGAGCTTTGGGTCAGGCTTGGTTATGGATGACACACTTGCTGAGAAGAAAAGAGAGCTTTACCAGGCAGTGGAAG GAATCAACAGGGGGATTTTTGGACTCCCATCTGCCAAGAAATTTGAAATTGAGAGTCTGGTGCAGCAGCTAGAATATATAAATCCAACTCCAGACCCAACTCTAAGACTAGACAAG GTGGCTGGGTGTTGGAGGCTTGTTTATAGCACAATCTCAATTTTGGGATCCAAGAGAACCAAGTTAGGCCTGAGAGACTTTATCTCATTGGATGAGTTTTTTCAAACCATTGATATAGCCAAG AGCAAAGCAGTTAATGTGGTCGAGTTCAGCGCAAAGGGGTTGAGTTTGTTGTCGGGACAGCTTAGCATTGAGGCTTCTTTCAAGATTGCTTCTGCAACA AGGGTTGACATTAACTTCGAAAGCTCCACCATTACCCCTGATCAG TTGATGAATGTATTCCGGAAAAATTATAATCTTCTGTTGGGCATCTTCAATCCAGAGGGATGGTTGGAAATCAC ATATGTTGACGGTACCATGAGGATTGGAAGGGACGACAAGGGTAATATCTTTGTACTGGAAAGATTTGAAGATAGAA CATCGACACAAGCAGGAGGAGGATCCTTATATCAAGCAGCCAATCAAGCagtcaatcaatcaatcaatcaaatcCCTTTACACTTTCTTTTTCCAACTGTAAAGGGCTAA